The genomic region AAGTGGGTTcttgtttataattatatagGGCCACAAATTGTTGTCCTTTTtgaagttttgtttcttttgttttttgtttttcttctaattttacTTGTCATCTTGATTTGGTGTGGTTTCACAATTTGAGGCATCAGGGTCATGCTTTGGTTTTCTCCAGCTCATTATAATCATAATATTTGGTTTTGTTGTGTAGGGTATTTTTCGTGAGAAGTGATGGCTGATAGGCACCAACACCCTTCTGTCATGCAAAAGGTAGCTGGACAACTCCATCTTACTCCCAGCCTTTCACAAGATGTTCAATATCGCTATGGAGGTTTCCAAAGGCCTGCGCTGCATCAGAGGCGTTTTGCATCTGGAAGTTGCAATGCAGCACTACGGTATCCCATGGCACAGGCATGCCCagcaaattatgatctgtcaATGGTCGGTTCAAGTTCATCACCTATATGTGTCCAGGCTCCATCAGAGAAAAGCTTTTCTAGTTTTGCTGTTGATTTTCTTATGGGTGGAGTTTCTGCTGCTGTGTCCAAAACTGCTGCTGCTCCCATTGAACGTGTGAAGCTCTTAATTCAAAACCAGGATGAGATGATTAGGGCTGGTCGGCTCTCTGAACCTTACAAGGGAATTGGTGATTGTTTCAAAAGAACAATCCAAGATGAGGGCATGGTGTCATTGTGGAGAGGAAATACAGCCAATGTTATCCGTTATTTCCCCACTCAGGTTAGTCGTATCTTCATAGAAATAGCCCTATGTTCATTCTTATTTAGAGCTGTCTgctcatttatcattttttgaattttttggtGCTTCAGGCCTTGAACTTTGCCTTCAAAGATTACTTTAAAAAACTGTTCAACTTCAAGAAGGACCGTGATGGCTACTGGAAGTGGTTTGCTGGCAACTTGGCATCTGGTGGCGCAGCTGGTGCCTCTTCCCTTCTCTTTGTCTATTCCCTGGATTATGCCCGAACTCGTCTTGCCAATGATGCTAAAGCTGCAAAGAAAGGAGGTGAGAGGCAATTCAATGGCTTGGTTGATGTATATCGGAAGACTCTCAAGTCAGATGGTATTGCTGGCCTTTACCGTGGCTTCAACATTTCATGTGTTGGCATTATTGTTTACCGTGGTCTTTACTTTGGAATGTATGACTCTTTGAAGCCAGTGGTTCTTGTCGGAAAGTTGCAGGTTAGTAGATTTTTGGGCTAgaatttctaatttatttttggctTTTTGCGTCAACTAATATTCATACTGTCTAATGACAATAAGATCACTGCTGTTGTGCTTTCTGGATGTTGGTTAGATTTCTTCCCTGGCTAGAGGATTGTGCTCACgtgcatttttattttggataatATCAGGATAGCTTCTTTGCTAGCTTTGCTCTTGGTTGGGTTATTACCAACGGTGCTGGTCTTGCCTCCTACCCAATTGATACTGTCCGTAGAAGGATGATGATGACATCAGGTGAAGCTGTCAAGTACAAGAGCTCACTTGATGCATTCTCTCAGATCCTTAAGAATGAGGGTGCCAAGTCTCTCTTTAAGGGTGCTGGTGCGAACATCCTCCGTGCAGTTGCCGGTGCTGGTGTGCTTGCAGGCTATGATAAGCTCCAGATGATTGTATTAGGAAAGAAGTATGGTTCTGGCGGGGCATAATCATGCCAACTATCTTTTCTACATAAATACAGATGGTGATGAAAATCATTTGCAATTTCATTTGATTCAAGATTTTGCTAAGGGTgattttttctcatttgaATAACTTAGTTTAGAGGGGTTTGTCTCCTATAACATTGATCCTTGGGAGGAAATTTTTACCCCATTTAATCCTCATTATTTGAGTTGTTGCAGCCTTGCatcttgattttattttttggaattttacccCTTTATAAGATTCCCCCTTTGCTTTCCTAttaatggtttatggttgcCTTGTTACACTGGAAATTGCTAAGAGACTGCAGAGCTTATAATTTTGGAAACTCCGAGGATCATTTCATTATCCTCTCAACGACTATATTGTAGTAGTCTTGGAGGATGAAGCTTCCATTCGctggtttaaattttttacacCTATTCGTTTAACGTTGAACGAACTTGAAACAAATGGAGATCTGTCTGACTAAATCCTTTGAGAAGCTAGACCAAATAATACATCAAAGCAATTCACTGGACTGTTCGGCTTTAATCAGCAAAGCATTCAACCACTCTGTCGGAACTAGCCGTCCTTCTTTCATTGGGAGGAGAGCTATACAATTGTTTTGATTCCATGGGCTCCCAGAAATCTCTCTCTTTTAAATTGTGCTAGATCTTTCCCGCCTTTCCTTCTACTCATTGCACAAACCGGCAAACCTCTATGCCGCTGTACACAAAAATCTGATGAGccttatttattctttatgtTATCATCAAATCTCAGATTGCtgcatttcatttctaaaCCTCTCTTCTTATTAGACCCTTCTCtgctttcttcttcttattgCTCTCTTCACGCACGTTCTCTTCCTCCTCtcaaaggaagaaaaccaCCCGCCAACGGTAACAAAACCCATGCCCTGCTTCTCAGCAACCCAGTTCTCTCAATCCTACAAATATGCAAATCCTTGCCCCAGCTGAAACAAATCCAAGCCCAAATGACCATCAAAGGCTCAATGTCAGATTGGTTCTTTTCCAGCCGCCTTATCGCCTTTTGCGCCTTGTCGGAACACAAAAATCTTGATCATtgcattaaaattttgtaCAATTTGCAAAGTCCAAATGTTTTTTCATGGAATGTTACTATTAGAGGCTGTGCAGAGAGTGAAAACCCCAAAGAagcaatttttctttataagcAAATGCTTAGAAATAATGGGTTTATTAGGCCGGATAATTACACTTACCCTTCTTTGCTTAAAGTTTGTGCCTTTTTAATGTTGAAATATTTGGGATTTGAAATTCTTGATCATGTTTTGAAATTGGGTTTTGATGCAGATTTATATGTTCACAATGGGGTAATTCACTTTTTGGTTTCATGTGGTGAATTGGAGTTGGCATATaaggtgtttgatgaaagtTGTGTGAGAGATTTGGTTTCTTGGAATTCTTTGATTAATGGCTATGTTAGGAGTGGGAGAGCAAACGAGGCAATAGGGGTTTATAGGAAAATGCGGGAGGAGGGAGTTGAGCTGGATGAGGTGACGATGATTGGGTTGGTTTCTTCGTGTGCACAGTTGGAAGAGTTGAAACTTGGGAGAGATTTTCATAAGTATATTGAAGAGCATGGAGTGAATTTGACAATTCCATTAGCTAATGCACTCATGGACATGTATGTTAAGTGTGGAAATCTTGAGGAAGCACAAAGGATATTTGATAACATGGAGAAGAAAACCATTGTTTCTTGTACTACAATGGTAGTTGGTTATGCTAGATTAGGGCATTTGGATGCTGCTCGAAAGCTTTTTGATGAGATGCCCGAGAAGGATGTTGTACCATGGAATGCGATAATTGGAGGTTATGTTCAAGCCAAGTGTAGTAAGGAGGCTTTGACTTTGTTTCATGAAATGCAAGCTGGTGGTATAAAGCCTGATGAGGTGACCATGGTTTATTGTTTATCTGCATGCTCACAACTTGGAGCCCTTGATGTTGGAATTTGGATTCATCATTATATTGAAACACACAAACTTTATTTGAATGTTGCGCTGGGAACTGCTCTAGTTGACATGTATGCTAAGTGTGGGAACATCACAAGGGCTATTCGGGTTTTCCATGAGATGCCATCTAGAAATTCTTTGACTTGGACATCAATTATTGGAGGTTTAGCTCTTCATGGAAATGCACATGATGCCCTATCTTATTTCTCAGAGATGATTGATGTTGGGTTGAGGCCAGATGAGGTCACTTTTCTTGGGGTTTTATCAGCTTGTTGTCATGGTGGTTTGGTGGAAGAGGGTCGCAAACTTTTTTCGCAAATGACATCTAAGTTTGGTCTGTCTCCTCAGCTCAAGCACTATTCGTGCATGGTGGACCTTCTTGGTAGGGCTGGGCTTTTAGATGAAGCAGAAGAGCTTATCAATGGCATGGAAATTGAGCCTGATGCTGTGCTGTGGGGAGCATTGTTCTTTGCATGTAGAATGCATGGAAATTTTTTGATGGGAGAAAGAGCTGCTCTAAAACTTCTAGAACTGGACCCTCATGATAGTGGTATTTATGTACTGCTCGCCAATATGTATGGGGATGCAAATATGTGGGAGGAAGCAGGGAAGGTTAGGAAGATGATGAAAGAGAGAGGAGTAGGGAAGACCCCTGGTTGTAGCTCAATTGAGCTAAATGGCACTGTTTATGAGTTTATTGTTAGAGATAAGTCTCACCCTGAAACTCAACAGATATATGACTGCTTAATTCAGCTAACACGACATTTGGACTTTGTTGAATTTACTTATGGTCTTCCTAAATGTTACAATGACTTTCTCTTAGGCTTGGAACTTGAAACCCAACGATCTAATTCCATGCAAATTATTCAGTAAAGGCCTTTACCATATCAAAGGTATTCCAAGTTTCTAAGTTCTATAATTGGTTGTTTCAATTGCTCTTCCTAAGGTTTTCAAGCATCAAGTGGCAGAATGCTTTCCAATCAGGCTGTATTTTGCCGTTGAGTAACTGATGGTTAGAGCATCTGTGCTTGCCTCTGAAAATGGTTAAGATTATTCAATGTTTTCAAGGTTTAATTCAAAACTGGGATGAGACCTGGTCCCAAAATTGCAGATCTATTCACGATCTGAGCAAAATGATATGGGGTTTATTACTGTGGAGAGGGAACAGATTTGAACAAAATGATACTCCTTATATAATGTTCTTTAGTGTCTGAACTTTCCCTGGCTCCGAGTCTTACCAGGAGATATTTCACTTGCACAGAAGTTCAGGATTTCAAACAGGTGCCACAAATGTTCTTAATGGTAGTTTGGCATCTCTTGTGATGCTGCATTTGTTTTCTTGGTATGTATTTGTCTTGGACCGTGCTAAAAACATCAATAGCGGCTGCATGCTGTAATAGGTGGAAGAGGTAATTAGTTGACTCCTTGGATGCCTGCATGAAAACTACCAGTGGCCGGGTCTTACAGGGTTTGACCTTTGGATTTTGTGTTTCATGCAGAATTGTGAGATAATCTTAACCAATGATCCTTGTGTACTATGATGCGaaattttttaagaattttattgGGACTAGTTACCGGGTCAATAAGCACTGATAATCTTTCTTGTCATCATTGTGCTTACGGGATTCATGGCAGAGCATGCATATGAAATTATTAGAGCAATCAGGAATCAGCACTACTCGTGGTTTAATATTTCACATTTCTATTATGGCATTGAAATAGCATGTCGATCTGTTGGCGGCTCGAAGGACATGGATTTCAAGCAAAAAGGTAATAAAAGCAATCAAAGATTGTTGATAGTATCCAGAAAAAGTGATGTATCGTAGTAGCTTTCAGACATGGCACCGAGGTGCAACCAAACGTTTTCAGTTGTGAAGGCCCTCGTCACAATTGAAGCAATTGATTGAATTCGAGaaacttttatttcatttatcaGTACACAAAATAGAAGTGTGGGTGTGGGTTAGTTGTCAATTTCAATAGGGGATGAAGGGGTTCTTTTTGTGTGCCTTAAGATTGGCTTTTGGTTGTATGTTCAAGTGTGCGAAGCACTTGCTtctaaaagaa from Theobroma cacao cultivar B97-61/B2 chromosome 9, Criollo_cocoa_genome_V2, whole genome shotgun sequence harbors:
- the LOC18589798 gene encoding ADP,ATP carrier protein 1, mitochondrial, whose translation is MADRHQHPSVMQKVAGQLHLTPSLSQDVQYRYGGFQRPALHQRRFASGSCNAALRYPMAQACPANYDLSMVGSSSSPICVQAPSEKSFSSFAVDFLMGGVSAAVSKTAAAPIERVKLLIQNQDEMIRAGRLSEPYKGIGDCFKRTIQDEGMVSLWRGNTANVIRYFPTQALNFAFKDYFKKLFNFKKDRDGYWKWFAGNLASGGAAGASSLLFVYSLDYARTRLANDAKAAKKGGERQFNGLVDVYRKTLKSDGIAGLYRGFNISCVGIIVYRGLYFGMYDSLKPVVLVGKLQDSFFASFALGWVITNGAGLASYPIDTVRRRMMMTSGEAVKYKSSLDAFSQILKNEGAKSLFKGAGANILRAVAGAGVLAGYDKLQMIVLGKKYGSGGA
- the LOC18589799 gene encoding pentatricopeptide repeat-containing protein At2g22410, mitochondrial; amino-acid sequence: MVYGCLPSFFHWEESYTIVLIPWAPRNLSLLNCARSFPPFLLLIAQTGKPLCRCTQKSDEPYLFFMLSSNLRLLHFISKPLFLLDPSLLSSSYCSLHARSLPPLKGRKPPANGNKTHALLLSNPVLSILQICKSLPQLKQIQAQMTIKGSMSDWFFSSRLIAFCALSEHKNLDHCIKILYNLQSPNVFSWNVTIRGCAESENPKEAIFLYKQMLRNNGFIRPDNYTYPSLLKVCAFLMLKYLGFEILDHVLKLGFDADLYVHNGVIHFLVSCGELELAYKVFDESCVRDLVSWNSLINGYVRSGRANEAIGVYRKMREEGVELDEVTMIGLVSSCAQLEELKLGRDFHKYIEEHGVNLTIPLANALMDMYVKCGNLEEAQRIFDNMEKKTIVSCTTMVVGYARLGHLDAARKLFDEMPEKDVVPWNAIIGGYVQAKCSKEALTLFHEMQAGGIKPDEVTMVYCLSACSQLGALDVGIWIHHYIETHKLYLNVALGTALVDMYAKCGNITRAIRVFHEMPSRNSLTWTSIIGGLALHGNAHDALSYFSEMIDVGLRPDEVTFLGVLSACCHGGLVEEGRKLFSQMTSKFGLSPQLKHYSCMVDLLGRAGLLDEAEELINGMEIEPDAVLWGALFFACRMHGNFLMGERAALKLLELDPHDSGIYVLLANMYGDANMWEEAGKVRKMMKERGVGKTPGCSSIELNGTVYEFIVRDKSHPETQQIYDCLIQLTRHLDFVEFTYGLPKCYNDFLLGLELETQRSNSMQIIQ